The following DNA comes from Verrucomicrobiota bacterium.
ACTCCAGTATTGGGCTTACGCTGATCAAGACCAAGGCAATACCGATACCGGAACAAACTATCGTCCCGGAACTGAAGGTGATGTGGATATCCTAGAAAGTGCCCCTGGAGAATATCGGGTGAGCAAAACTCGAAACGGCGAGTTTCTCGAATATTCAGTAGATGTACAAGCCGGGGTCTATGATGTGATCCTTTATGCTGCTAGCGGTGATCCCAATCCCGGAAATCTTGCCCTGAAGATAAATGGTCACTCATTAGGGGTGCTCGATATTACAAATACCGGCACCTGGAACAATTTGCAGGCTTTCACTCTAGAGAATGTTACACTTGAAGGTGGAAACAATCGTTACCTCAGGCTCGAGATTATCGGAGGCTACTTCGATATGGATGCCATCGAATTTGTTGCAAGTAGTATCCCAGAATAGATTGTTAAGGGCCGCAGTGTCGACTGAGCTTAGAGGATTAGGAATGCTCTGGCGGTGACGGATATAAGAAGGAAATCTTCGATAGTTCATAGATCATTTGGCTTTATCAAATCGTCTTGGGATATTATTAAGTCAGCTCTTCAGAATTAATAATTAATAAGTTCTGCTTCTGCTTCGCGAGCAAGGAGCATTGCTCGGAGTTCGCTTAGGTTTGCGAGTAGCTGATGTCATTCTCCACGTTTTGATCTTCATCAGCATCAATGGTTAGATCATAAAGCATCACGGTATTATCGTTTGAGTTATAACGTGTGTAGCTATAATTTCTGTGATAATAGAAGCACCTTCTAAGGTTACCACTCCGTCAATTAAATCATCATAGCGGACATAGACATGGTCCCTAATATTCACTGCAGGGTTTGTTGAAACGCTTGTGAAACTTTTTCCATGTAGCTGCGAAGGCTTTGCAATCCCTGCTAAGTCACATAGCGTAGGAAAAATATCAACACTTTCGATCATGCCATTTGCTGTTCCGGAGGCCACACCAGGTCCTTTAAAAATGAGTGGGATACGTGTAGAGTGATAAAGCGTGTTATGTTTGCTCCAATAATTATGCTCCCCTAAGTGAAACCCGTGATCACCCCATAATACAATAAGTGTATTGTTTGCCAAACCAAGGGTATCTAATTCTTCTAAAATTTCTCCGACTAGGTCGTCAACATAACTTACACAAGCATAGTAGCCATGACGCATCATACGGTGCCATTCAGATGAATTCACCTCAATACCATCATGGTCATAAGCCCAAAATTCATTAGAACCTACTAACTCATCTGGTGCATTAATCGGTTTGTATTGATTGTCCG
Coding sequences within:
- a CDS encoding carbohydrate-binding domain-containing protein codes for the protein LQYWAYADQDQGNTDTGTNYRPGTEGDVDILESAPGEYRVSKTRNGEFLEYSVDVQAGVYDVILYAASGDPNPGNLALKINGHSLGVLDITNTGTWNNLQAFTLENVTLEGGNNRYLRLEIIGGYFDMDAIEFVASSIPE
- a CDS encoding sulfatase-like hydrolase/transferase; translation: MYKKSFAPTNTNKRVYEVSADNTKSYNKYPDGQIKTKVIQELQNLKNTENPFFIACGFVRPHLPFYAPKKYWDLYDRASITIADNQYKPINAPDELVGSNEFWAYDHDGIEVNSSEWHRMMRHGYYACVSYVDDLVGEILEELDTLGLANNTLIVLWGDHGFHLGEHNYWSKHNTLYHSTRIPLIFKGPGVASGTANGMIESVDIFPTLCDLAGIAKPSQLHGKSFTSVSTNPAVNIRDHVYVRYDDLIDGVVTLEGASIITEIIATHVITQTIIP